The Deinococcus apachensis DSM 19763 genome has a segment encoding these proteins:
- a CDS encoding amino acid ABC transporter permease, with amino-acid sequence MTAEQLQLILQSAWGALPTLLAAAPITIGYALAAMLLGLPLALLVALARLSGVAPLRAVSSVYVSFMRGTPLLVQIFMLYYGLPAFGISVSPLVGGVLALTLNAAAYLSETIRAAILSVPRGQREAALSLGLTPRQTLRLIVLPQAARVALPSLGNTLIGLVKDTSLVSVITVVELLRSAQLVIARTFEPFGPYLAAALIYWLISSLLELVQRRLEGRLARRG; translated from the coding sequence AGAGCGCCTGGGGGGCCCTGCCCACCCTGCTGGCCGCCGCGCCCATCACCATCGGGTACGCGCTGGCGGCGATGCTGCTGGGGTTGCCGCTGGCCCTGCTCGTCGCGCTGGCGCGGCTCTCGGGAGTTGCCCCCCTGCGGGCGGTCAGCAGCGTGTACGTCTCTTTCATGCGCGGGACGCCGCTGCTCGTGCAGATTTTCATGCTGTACTACGGCCTGCCCGCCTTCGGGATCAGCGTGAGCCCGCTGGTGGGCGGGGTGCTGGCCCTCACCCTGAATGCCGCCGCCTACCTCTCGGAGACGATCCGTGCCGCGATCCTCAGCGTGCCGCGCGGGCAACGGGAGGCGGCCCTCAGCCTGGGCCTGACGCCAAGGCAGACCCTGCGGCTGATCGTGCTGCCCCAGGCGGCGCGGGTAGCCCTGCCCAGCCTGGGCAACACGCTGATCGGGCTGGTGAAGGACACCTCGCTGGTCTCGGTGATTACGGTGGTCGAGTTGCTGCGGAGCGCCCAACTCGTGATCGCGCGGACCTTCGAACCGTTCGGGCCGTACCTGGCCGCCGCGCTGATCTACTGGCTCATCAGCAGCCTGCTGGAACTCGTGCAGCGCAGGCTGGAGGGGCGGCTGGCGCGGCGGGGGTAG
- a CDS encoding RNA methyltransferase, whose protein sequence is MNLAVVLVSPKTPGNIGAAARAMLNMGARDLRIVAPRCYVLDPQALAMAVHAADLLRSARVYPTLREALADRDVSVGTSARIRADLPAPRHPSQVRPLVRAASAPALVFGPEETGLINSDLEQCQVTVRVPTGDYASLNLAQAVLLVCYEFLQAQDEAPAYDRKTATREEMEAMYGHLHETMQLIGYTDAVRARHTLRLWRAMLDRALMSSAESRLFRGFLRQVTWKVEDAAKRGTVSGRQATEQDAPGE, encoded by the coding sequence GTGAACCTCGCGGTCGTCCTCGTCTCCCCCAAAACGCCCGGCAACATCGGGGCGGCGGCCCGCGCCATGCTGAACATGGGCGCGCGTGACCTGCGGATCGTCGCCCCGCGTTGCTACGTGCTCGACCCTCAAGCCCTGGCGATGGCTGTCCACGCGGCGGACCTGCTGCGCTCGGCCCGGGTCTATCCCACCCTGCGCGAGGCGCTGGCCGACCGGGACGTGAGCGTGGGGACCTCCGCCCGAATTCGCGCGGACCTTCCGGCACCCCGCCACCCCTCGCAGGTGCGCCCCCTCGTGCGCGCCGCCTCGGCCCCGGCCCTCGTATTCGGGCCGGAGGAGACGGGCCTGATCAACTCCGACCTGGAGCAGTGCCAGGTGACGGTGCGGGTGCCCACGGGCGACTATGCCAGCCTCAACCTCGCGCAGGCGGTGCTGCTGGTGTGCTACGAGTTCCTGCAAGCCCAGGACGAGGCGCCCGCCTATGACCGCAAGACCGCCACCCGCGAGGAGATGGAGGCGATGTACGGCCACCTCCACGAGACGATGCAGCTCATCGGCTACACGGACGCCGTGCGGGCCCGCCATACGTTGCGGCTGTGGCGCGCGATGCTCGACCGGGCGCTGATGAGCAGCGCCGAGAGCCGACTGTTCCGGGGCTTCCTGCGGCAAGTGACATGGAAGGTGGAGGACGCGGCGAAGAGGGGAACGGTCTCAGGACGGCAAGCGACCGAGCAGGACGCTCCGGGAGAGTGA
- a CDS encoding glycogen synthase: MRVVHVGSEVFPFSRSGGLGDVLAALPAMQARLGVEVAVVSPWYASLAGTPREVWRGDVFGVGGVRVGEVQEGGVRFLFVGLAEFDCPGLYHPDDVERFCAFGCAVLPVLQALGLRPDLLHGHDWQAGLVVAHAHLSGWRTAFTIHNLQYQGRWNLAEGRAWTGLPDWAFSAEGVEFYGDLNLMKAGLVFADHVTTVSPTYAREITTPQYGEGLDGLLVRLTVEGRLSGILNGLDQERWDPRTDPDIQPYVDAGGKAANGAALRDEFELDEAPILGVVSRLAEQKGMDLLIEALPDLVADWNVVVLGGGDPLLTAALTGWAQNPRVAFVGGLNEPLAHRIYAGANVFAMPSRFEPCGLSQMIAMRYGTLPVVRETGGLVDTVPHDVGFRFSGETPGDLAAACREARLTFEDRAEWRGRMERGMALDFSWESPAMHYLALYERLTGVSAESPAARR; encoded by the coding sequence ATGCGGGTCGTGCATGTCGGTTCGGAAGTGTTTCCCTTCTCGCGTTCGGGGGGGCTGGGCGACGTGCTGGCCGCGTTGCCCGCGATGCAGGCGAGGCTGGGTGTGGAGGTGGCGGTGGTCTCGCCCTGGTACGCCTCGCTCGCGGGCACACCGCGCGAGGTCTGGCGCGGCGACGTGTTCGGCGTGGGCGGGGTGCGCGTCGGCGAAGTGCAGGAGGGCGGCGTGCGTTTCCTGTTCGTGGGCCTGGCCGAGTTCGACTGCCCGGGGCTCTACCATCCCGACGACGTGGAGCGGTTCTGCGCCTTCGGGTGTGCCGTGCTGCCGGTCTTGCAGGCGCTGGGTCTGCGCCCCGACCTGCTGCATGGCCACGACTGGCAGGCCGGGCTGGTTGTCGCGCACGCGCACCTCAGCGGCTGGCGCACGGCCTTTACCATCCATAACCTCCAGTACCAGGGCCGCTGGAATCTGGCCGAGGGGCGGGCGTGGACCGGCCTCCCCGACTGGGCGTTCAGTGCGGAGGGGGTGGAGTTTTACGGCGACCTGAACCTGATGAAGGCGGGGCTGGTGTTCGCCGACCACGTGACGACCGTGAGCCCCACCTATGCCCGCGAGATCACGACCCCGCAGTACGGCGAGGGGCTGGACGGCCTGCTCGTCCGGCTGACTGTGGAGGGGAGGCTCAGCGGCATCCTGAACGGGCTGGATCAGGAGCGCTGGGACCCACGCACGGACCCGGACATTCAGCCCTACGTGGACGCGGGAGGCAAGGCCGCCAACGGGGCGGCGCTGCGGGACGAGTTCGAGCTGGACGAGGCGCCCATCCTGGGGGTCGTGAGCCGCCTCGCCGAACAGAAGGGGATGGACCTGCTGATCGAGGCGCTGCCGGACCTCGTGGCCGACTGGAACGTGGTCGTGCTGGGGGGCGGCGACCCGCTGCTGACGGCGGCGCTGACGGGGTGGGCGCAGAACCCGCGCGTGGCCTTTGTGGGTGGGCTGAACGAGCCGCTCGCGCACCGCATTTACGCGGGGGCGAACGTCTTTGCCATGCCCAGCCGTTTCGAACCCTGCGGCCTGTCGCAGATGATCGCCATGCGCTACGGCACCCTGCCCGTCGTGCGCGAGACGGGCGGGCTGGTGGACACCGTGCCGCACGACGTGGGCTTCCGTTTCTCCGGGGAGACGCCGGGGGACCTGGCAGCCGCCTGCCGCGAGGCGCGGCTGACCTTCGAGGACCGGGCCGAATGGCGGGGCCGCATGGAGCGCGGGATGGCCCTCGACTTCAGCTGGGAGAGTCCGGCAATGCATTACCTCGCGCTGTACGAGCGCCTGACGGGAGTCAGCGCAGAAAGTCCAGCAGCGCGGCGTTAA
- a CDS encoding alpha/beta fold hydrolase: MTTEDPPHTVLLLHAYPLSATMWQDQKAALEEAGLTVLAPNLPGFGGQEGAITSLADAARELRTTLPGEPLALVGLSMGGYLALELLRQFPGRFARVVLADTTLRADPPEKARDRREQADRVLEEGKDFIIEAAEKEHSPSTFERVRPMIEAATPEGIAGALRAMANRSEGQDVLRGLDVPLLVLVGERDEITPPEFAQEIADEGRGTLRLLPGAAHLSNLDAPGAFNAALLDFLR, translated from the coding sequence ATGACCACCGAAGACCCTCCCCACACCGTGCTCCTGCTGCACGCTTACCCCCTCTCCGCCACGATGTGGCAGGACCAGAAGGCCGCGCTGGAGGAGGCGGGCCTCACCGTCCTCGCCCCCAACCTGCCGGGCTTCGGGGGCCAGGAGGGGGCCATCACCTCCCTCGCGGACGCGGCACGGGAGTTGCGGACGACCCTGCCCGGGGAACCTCTGGCGCTCGTCGGCCTGAGCATGGGCGGCTACCTCGCGCTGGAACTGCTCCGACAGTTCCCCGGGCGCTTCGCCCGCGTCGTCCTGGCCGACACCACCCTGCGCGCCGACCCCCCCGAAAAGGCCAGGGACCGCCGCGAACAGGCCGACCGGGTGCTGGAGGAGGGAAAGGACTTCATCATCGAGGCCGCCGAGAAGGAGCATTCACCCTCGACCTTCGAACGGGTGCGGCCCATGATCGAGGCGGCCACACCAGAAGGCATCGCCGGGGCTTTGCGAGCAATGGCCAACCGGTCCGAGGGGCAGGACGTGCTGCGGGGGCTGGATGTGCCCCTCCTCGTCCTCGTGGGCGAGCGGGACGAGATCACGCCGCCCGAATTCGCGCAGGAGATCGCCGACGAGGGGCGCGGCACCCTGCGCCTTCTTCCCGGCGCCGCCCACCTCTCGAACCTGGACGCGCCGGGGGCCTTTAACGCCGCGCTGCTGGACTTTCTGCGCTGA
- a CDS encoding sensor histidine kinase gives MMDTPAALPSPPPPAPRGVPLSDRVQLVRNVLPPLIVLVVAVVEFTIAQLPNPRAEIWAHLLFYGLVGPAVTFFSVEWIAEGTRARERAERELRDTYARLSASHERLRAVQELMRDLTDAPDMGAVVEVAARGAVQATGAAHATLTVPGGLSSSATGEVPAAPTPELYPLRVGIPGGGALALHFPTPPSPETEALAQALAAEVATGVEAARQRTLDLMTLYSVDQSIRAERNMRRLLARVTRNMAERVRAGARAAYLSDQDGVLRLEYAEQMGGESSSGGALAPPFVARVAQAGTPLVASAAEASEVFPGAASALGFPMRDEEGLVGVLVLGDARPGAFEEARLPLLALLASQAALGVRNARAYLYSEELAISDERARIAREIHDGVAQSLAFCALKLDVVARQLHTDPEKSEEEVRAATALLREQIREVRRSIFALRPIDLERYGLLETVRRYVEDFGQQNNLRTTLNVTGDIHLAPGDEAVVFRILQESLNNVAKHARAREVTVTLHGGAHVTLRVQDDGAGFDPEQISGRVSSAGGLGLMQMRERVESRGGNYRVLSSPGHGTVVEAEMPQA, from the coding sequence ATGATGGACACGCCCGCCGCCCTGCCCTCGCCGCCGCCCCCTGCCCCGCGCGGGGTGCCGCTGTCGGACCGGGTACAGCTTGTGCGGAACGTGCTGCCGCCGCTGATCGTGCTCGTGGTGGCGGTCGTGGAGTTCACCATCGCGCAGCTTCCCAATCCCCGCGCCGAAATCTGGGCACACCTGCTGTTCTACGGCCTGGTGGGTCCCGCGGTGACCTTTTTCAGCGTGGAGTGGATCGCGGAGGGCACCCGCGCCCGTGAGCGTGCCGAGCGCGAACTGCGCGACACCTACGCCCGGCTCAGCGCCTCCCACGAGCGGCTGCGGGCGGTGCAGGAACTCATGCGCGACCTGACGGACGCCCCCGACATGGGCGCGGTCGTGGAGGTGGCCGCGCGGGGGGCGGTGCAGGCGACGGGCGCGGCCCACGCCACCCTCACCGTGCCCGGCGGCCTGAGCAGTTCGGCAACAGGCGAGGTTCCGGCAGCCCCGACCCCGGAGCTGTACCCCCTGCGGGTGGGGATTCCGGGCGGGGGCGCCCTCGCCCTGCACTTCCCGACGCCGCCGAGCCCGGAGACTGAGGCGCTCGCCCAGGCCCTGGCCGCCGAGGTGGCGACCGGGGTGGAGGCCGCCCGGCAGCGCACCCTGGACCTGATGACGCTCTACTCGGTGGACCAGTCCATCCGGGCCGAGCGCAACATGCGCCGTCTGCTCGCCCGGGTCACGCGCAACATGGCCGAGCGGGTGCGGGCGGGAGCACGGGCCGCCTACCTCAGCGACCAGGACGGCGTGCTGCGGCTGGAGTACGCCGAACAGATGGGGGGCGAGAGCAGCAGCGGCGGCGCCCTCGCCCCGCCCTTCGTGGCGCGGGTGGCGCAGGCGGGCACGCCCCTCGTGGCAAGTGCCGCCGAAGCCAGCGAAGTGTTTCCGGGGGCCGCCTCCGCCCTGGGCTTTCCCATGCGCGACGAGGAGGGGCTGGTCGGCGTCCTCGTGCTGGGGGACGCCCGCCCCGGCGCCTTCGAGGAGGCCCGGCTGCCCCTGCTCGCGCTCCTCGCCTCGCAGGCCGCGCTGGGGGTCCGCAACGCCCGCGCCTACCTGTACTCCGAGGAGCTGGCGATCAGCGACGAGCGCGCCCGCATCGCCCGCGAGATTCACGACGGGGTGGCCCAGTCCCTCGCGTTCTGCGCCCTGAAGCTCGACGTGGTGGCGCGGCAACTGCACACCGACCCCGAAAAATCCGAGGAGGAGGTCCGCGCCGCCACCGCCCTGCTGCGCGAGCAGATCCGCGAGGTGCGGCGCTCGATCTTCGCGCTGCGGCCCATCGACCTGGAGCGGTACGGCCTGCTGGAGACCGTGCGGCGCTACGTCGAGGACTTCGGGCAGCAGAACAACCTCCGCACCACCCTGAACGTCACGGGCGACATCCACCTCGCGCCGGGGGACGAGGCGGTCGTCTTCCGCATCCTGCAGGAGAGCCTGAACAACGTCGCCAAGCACGCCCGCGCCCGCGAGGTCACCGTCACCCTGCACGGCGGCGCCCACGTCACCCTGCGCGTGCAGGACGACGGCGCGGGCTTCGACCCCGAGCAGATTTCGGGCCGGGTCAGCAGCGCCGGGGGCCTGGGCCTGATGCAGATGCGCGAGCGCGTGGAGAGCCGGGGCGGGAATTACCGGGTGCTCAGCAGCCCCGGGCACGGCACGGTGGTGGAGGCAGAGATGCCGCAGGCGTGA